Proteins from a single region of Hyalangium ruber:
- a CDS encoding enoyl-CoA hydratase-related protein has protein sequence MPEFKVDARGAIEIWTIDGEDRRNAISRAMLRELGEMVTRVSSGRQVRAVIITGAGDKAFCAGADLKERATMSEPEVRAFLDGLRQTFRAIEKSDCIFIAAINGAAFGGGTELALSCDLRVAAPAAELGLTEVKLGIIPGGGGTQRLARLIGPGRAKDLILTGRRTNAAEAFSIGLVNRLAPEGHLLEMAFSLAEAIVENAPIAVATAKHAIDEGTGLELDDALALELRKYEEVLKTEDRLEGLRAFAEKRKPAYKGR, from the coding sequence ATGCCGGAATTCAAGGTCGACGCACGGGGAGCCATCGAGATCTGGACCATCGACGGGGAGGACCGTCGCAACGCGATCAGCCGGGCCATGCTCCGGGAGCTCGGGGAGATGGTGACGCGCGTCTCCTCGGGCCGACAGGTCCGGGCGGTCATCATCACCGGCGCCGGGGACAAGGCTTTCTGCGCCGGCGCGGACCTCAAGGAGCGCGCCACCATGAGCGAGCCGGAGGTACGCGCCTTCCTGGATGGGCTGCGGCAGACCTTCCGCGCCATCGAAAAGAGCGACTGCATCTTCATCGCCGCCATCAACGGGGCGGCCTTCGGCGGAGGCACCGAGCTGGCGCTCTCGTGTGACTTGCGGGTGGCGGCGCCCGCCGCGGAGCTGGGCCTTACCGAGGTGAAGCTCGGCATCATCCCCGGCGGTGGTGGAACGCAGCGGCTCGCCCGGCTGATCGGCCCGGGACGCGCCAAGGACCTGATCCTCACCGGCCGGCGCACCAACGCGGCGGAGGCGTTCAGCATCGGCCTGGTGAACCGGCTGGCTCCGGAGGGACACCTGCTGGAGATGGCCTTCTCGCTGGCGGAGGCCATCGTGGAGAACGCGCCCATCGCCGTGGCCACCGCCAAGCACGCCATCGACGAGGGCACGGGGCTGGAGCTGGACGACGCGCTGGCGCTGGAGCTGCGCAAGTACGAAGAGGTCCTCAAGACGGAGGATCGGCTGGAGGGCCTGCGCGCCTTCGCCGAGAAGCGCAAGCCCGCCTACAAGGGCCGCTGA
- a CDS encoding TIM44-like domain-containing protein gives MRTASRHLPRLAPWLLILGALLPLVALARSGGGEHYTSGDRDSGGGGDGVDLYLLFRLLELVIRYPKVGIPLLLIGGLVYYFYNRNVHPTGATRRALQRREADQRTQVSEQDVQGWVRALKSKDPQFEPQVMLDKVRQLFPALQEAWFKRELTPVRPFLSDATYQRFNVQLRLMNDQGVRDAIADIRLLGVQIIGLQQSEWFDSLHVRVRAEMRDTDVPASHSDEQARAAAQKAPPEAFTEVWTFVRKPGVQTRIGQDLYQGKCPNCGAPYKGGAANVCEYCGAIVNSGNYDWTLSEITQGSEFNRYEPAVQGLREARQADPALNLEVLEDRASLLFWKWIDAQSRGDAKWMAQVARDELSAQLGEELEALRQQGKRRLILECAVGAVNTRAFEVHPEGYDQAYVEIRWSARMGLAPAGGRPPQLPTVPQRWVFTLTRKHGAKTNTGNGMATDRCPQCNAPLTSTGANTCTYCGAQLSSGEQDWVLASASLYETWSARGRVPSPAMSRPVDASPVPTGPVQATGTDTVMDLQERERMLYMMAAIAAADGTVDAGERKLLKLCATRWNVSWQNVEMALGAGPQLFNRLIPRGSPEASVFLRHLVEMAMVDGRVDRKERRLLEAAAAHLNVLPQLESMLGRQ, from the coding sequence ATGCGCACCGCGTCGAGACACCTGCCCCGCCTGGCTCCCTGGCTGCTGATCCTGGGAGCCCTGCTCCCCCTCGTGGCCCTGGCCCGCAGCGGCGGTGGAGAGCACTACACCAGCGGCGACAGGGACTCGGGAGGCGGGGGAGATGGCGTCGATCTCTACCTCCTCTTCCGGCTCCTGGAGCTGGTCATCCGCTACCCCAAGGTGGGGATCCCGCTGCTGCTCATCGGCGGCCTCGTCTACTACTTCTACAACCGGAACGTTCACCCCACGGGGGCGACCCGGCGCGCCCTCCAGCGGCGCGAGGCCGACCAGCGCACCCAGGTCTCCGAGCAGGACGTCCAGGGCTGGGTCCGGGCGCTGAAGAGCAAGGACCCCCAGTTCGAGCCCCAGGTCATGCTCGACAAGGTGCGCCAGCTCTTCCCTGCCCTGCAGGAGGCCTGGTTCAAGAGGGAGCTCACCCCGGTGCGCCCGTTCCTCTCGGACGCCACGTATCAGCGCTTCAACGTGCAGTTGCGGCTCATGAACGACCAGGGTGTGCGGGACGCCATCGCCGACATCCGGCTGCTGGGCGTGCAGATCATCGGGCTTCAGCAGAGCGAGTGGTTCGACAGCCTCCACGTCCGCGTGCGCGCCGAGATGCGCGACACGGATGTCCCCGCGAGCCACTCGGATGAACAGGCCCGCGCCGCCGCGCAGAAGGCGCCCCCCGAGGCCTTCACGGAGGTGTGGACCTTCGTGCGCAAGCCCGGCGTGCAGACGCGGATCGGCCAGGACCTGTACCAGGGCAAGTGCCCCAACTGCGGGGCGCCCTATAAAGGAGGGGCCGCGAACGTCTGCGAGTACTGCGGCGCCATCGTCAACTCGGGCAACTACGACTGGACGCTCTCGGAGATCACCCAGGGCAGCGAGTTCAACCGCTACGAGCCCGCGGTGCAGGGGCTGCGCGAGGCGCGTCAGGCGGATCCGGCGCTCAACCTGGAGGTCCTCGAGGACCGTGCCTCGCTGCTGTTCTGGAAGTGGATCGACGCGCAGAGCCGGGGCGATGCGAAGTGGATGGCCCAGGTGGCGCGCGACGAGCTGAGCGCCCAGCTGGGTGAGGAACTGGAAGCGCTGCGTCAGCAGGGCAAGCGCCGCCTCATCCTGGAGTGCGCCGTAGGCGCCGTGAACACCCGGGCCTTCGAGGTTCACCCCGAGGGCTACGATCAGGCCTACGTGGAGATCCGCTGGAGCGCGCGCATGGGCCTGGCCCCCGCGGGCGGGCGTCCTCCGCAGCTTCCCACGGTGCCTCAGCGCTGGGTCTTCACGCTGACGCGCAAGCACGGCGCGAAGACGAACACGGGCAACGGCATGGCCACCGATCGCTGCCCCCAGTGCAACGCGCCCCTGACCAGTACGGGCGCCAATACCTGCACCTACTGCGGCGCGCAGCTCAGCAGCGGCGAGCAGGACTGGGTGCTCGCCTCCGCCTCGCTCTATGAGACGTGGAGCGCGCGCGGGCGTGTGCCCTCCCCGGCCATGAGCCGTCCGGTGGACGCCAGCCCGGTGCCCACCGGCCCGGTCCAGGCCACCGGGACGGACACGGTGATGGACCTCCAGGAGCGCGAGCGGATGCTCTACATGATGGCCGCCATCGCCGCCGCGGACGGGACGGTGGACGCCGGCGAGCGCAAGCTGCTCAAGCTGTGCGCCACGCGCTGGAACGTGTCCTGGCAGAACGTGGAGATGGCGCTGGGCGCGGGGCCTCAGCTCTTCAACCGGCTGATCCCCCGGGGCAGCCCTGAGGCCTCCGTCTTCCTCCGCCACCTGGTGGAGATGGCGATGGTGGACGGACGCGTGGACCGCAAGGAGCGACGCCTGCTGGAGGCTGCCGCCGCGCACCTCAACGTCCTGCCCCAGCTCGAGTCGATGCTCGGGCGACAATGA
- a CDS encoding NADase-type glycan-binding domain-containing protein, which yields MRPVLLAVLLPSLAAAGDFQRLHSDQATASSFLKSNWNKYEENYHPSYVLDDDPKTAWVEGAEGDGIGESLTIPVSDLKSARAIRLVLFNGYQKSQGLLTANAAPKQLTVTVRGPGGAESAKKQLTLERKLGPQSFEIPVTGAVSEVTLTIDSVHAGSKYKDTCVSDVQVFVDSEVPYNAAVEKGKRAAMLQWKKERLDAAKYFASLPKTYPFASTTFESKWDDSKLISKRYSQMVDEDKDGYAEKGIPAKDFVPLKEQIKKGSIAGPLSDADKALIKELDTLAAAPPKDGKWYSLTQKGRAVMPENFQFSNLMTPLFNLNEATLFEAKGRGSLKPKMNDDEGYYQGKVLSNLLLLEGSSADVKKVYFTQTHIIAERTTATITTHAIALLEGGKLQRMVTLESIEDEMGGTTVSVGVTVPAYTNGKVSRLESTEVVDRLNEYDDEGSTSGISVQKMTLEAVSRS from the coding sequence ATGCGGCCCGTCCTGCTCGCTGTCCTGCTCCCGTCCCTCGCCGCCGCCGGCGACTTTCAGCGCCTGCACTCCGACCAGGCCACGGCCTCCAGCTTCCTCAAGAGCAACTGGAACAAGTACGAGGAGAACTACCACCCCAGCTACGTGCTCGATGACGATCCGAAGACCGCCTGGGTCGAGGGCGCCGAGGGGGACGGCATCGGTGAGTCGCTGACCATCCCCGTCTCGGATCTCAAGTCGGCGCGCGCCATCCGCCTCGTGCTCTTCAACGGCTACCAGAAGTCCCAAGGGCTGCTGACCGCCAACGCCGCGCCCAAGCAGCTCACCGTCACCGTGCGCGGCCCCGGCGGCGCCGAGTCCGCCAAGAAGCAGCTCACCCTGGAGCGCAAGCTGGGGCCCCAGTCCTTCGAGATCCCCGTCACGGGCGCCGTGTCCGAGGTGACGCTCACCATCGACAGCGTCCACGCGGGCTCGAAGTACAAGGACACCTGCGTCTCCGACGTCCAGGTCTTCGTCGACAGCGAGGTGCCGTACAACGCCGCCGTCGAGAAGGGGAAGCGCGCGGCGATGCTCCAGTGGAAGAAGGAGCGCCTCGATGCCGCCAAGTACTTCGCCAGCCTGCCGAAGACCTACCCCTTCGCCTCCACCACCTTCGAGTCCAAGTGGGACGACTCGAAGCTGATCTCCAAGCGCTACTCGCAGATGGTCGATGAGGACAAGGACGGCTACGCCGAGAAGGGCATCCCCGCGAAGGACTTCGTCCCGCTCAAGGAGCAGATCAAGAAGGGGAGCATCGCCGGGCCCCTGAGCGATGCGGACAAGGCCCTGATCAAGGAGCTCGACACGCTTGCCGCCGCTCCGCCCAAGGACGGCAAGTGGTACTCGCTCACCCAGAAGGGCCGCGCCGTCATGCCCGAGAACTTCCAGTTCTCCAACCTGATGACCCCGCTGTTCAACCTGAACGAGGCCACGCTCTTCGAGGCCAAGGGGCGCGGCTCGCTCAAGCCGAAGATGAACGATGACGAGGGCTACTATCAGGGCAAGGTGCTCTCGAACCTGCTGCTGCTCGAGGGCTCATCCGCCGATGTGAAGAAGGTGTACTTCACCCAGACGCACATCATCGCCGAGCGCACCACCGCCACCATCACCACCCATGCCATCGCGCTGCTGGAGGGCGGCAAGCTCCAGCGCATGGTGACGCTGGAGAGCATCGAGGACGAGATGGGCGGGACGACCGTGTCCGTGGGCGTGACGGTGCCCGCGTACACCAACGGCAAGGTGTCCCGCCTCGAGAGCACCGAAGTGGTGGACCGCCTGAACGAGTACGACGACGAGGGCTCCACGTCGGGGATCTCGGTGCAGAAGATGACGCTCGAGGCCGTGTCGCGCTCATGA
- a CDS encoding dienelactone hydrolase family protein: MRVLSVLVGLMAMTAVAKPVQKPVKYELEGTKLEGVLIYDDAVKTSRPGLVLVPNWLGINAPNLKQAEEIAGKSYILFVADMYGQTVRPKNTDEAGKVSGAVKGDRKLMRARVNKALEVLRGEGKAAGLDAKKLGAIGFCFGGTSVLELARSGSDVAGVVSFHGGLDAPMAADAKGITAKVLALHGAEDPYVPAAEVTGFQEEMRKAKADWQLVSYGNAVHSFTDVDANVPGQFQYNPKVAKRSYKAMNDFFAEAFGG; the protein is encoded by the coding sequence ATGCGAGTCCTGAGCGTGCTGGTGGGGCTGATGGCGATGACGGCGGTGGCCAAGCCCGTGCAGAAGCCGGTGAAGTACGAGCTGGAGGGGACGAAGCTCGAGGGCGTGTTGATCTACGACGACGCGGTGAAGACGTCCCGTCCCGGCCTGGTGCTGGTGCCCAACTGGCTGGGCATCAACGCGCCCAACCTGAAGCAGGCCGAGGAGATCGCTGGCAAGAGCTACATCCTCTTCGTCGCCGACATGTACGGCCAGACGGTGCGGCCCAAGAACACGGATGAGGCGGGCAAGGTCTCCGGCGCGGTGAAGGGCGATCGCAAGCTCATGCGGGCGCGGGTGAACAAGGCGCTGGAGGTGCTGCGCGGCGAGGGCAAGGCCGCGGGCCTCGACGCCAAGAAGCTGGGGGCCATCGGGTTCTGCTTCGGCGGCACCAGCGTGCTGGAGCTGGCGCGCAGCGGCTCGGACGTGGCCGGGGTGGTGTCCTTCCACGGCGGCCTGGACGCGCCCATGGCGGCGGACGCCAAGGGCATCACCGCCAAGGTGCTCGCGCTGCACGGCGCCGAGGATCCATACGTCCCCGCCGCCGAGGTGACGGGCTTCCAGGAGGAGATGCGCAAGGCGAAGGCGGACTGGCAGCTCGTGTCCTACGGCAACGCGGTCCACAGCTTCACCGACGTGGACGCCAATGTGCCCGGCCAGTTCCAGTACAACCCCAAGGTGGCCAAGCGCTCCTACAAGGCGATGAACGACTTCTTCGCCGAGGCCTTCGGGGGCTGA
- a CDS encoding prepilin-type N-terminal cleavage/methylation domain-containing protein: MTKHVRCRGFTLAEVLIVVAMSSVLAAISLPNFFRAEKRARAFEAIKNLKGLHASMSMQQLKPTSIHVPGFDPKRRNRYSYHLSSTCAAYEDRSAQYAVVNAMDECIGVDTFHHTGFPNTFAPMPIAAVTWEHDAIVNGMGTEPGVFGSDTNWDYLAAAAGDLDDNPIDWADTWIISSADGEMYGLCTDGNSPPDLVPAGEPYQTNADNGCH; the protein is encoded by the coding sequence ATGACGAAGCATGTCCGATGCCGCGGCTTCACCCTCGCCGAAGTGCTGATCGTGGTGGCCATGAGCAGTGTCCTGGCCGCCATCAGCCTGCCGAACTTCTTCCGAGCCGAGAAGCGTGCCCGTGCGTTCGAGGCGATCAAGAACCTCAAGGGCCTGCACGCGAGCATGAGCATGCAGCAGCTCAAGCCCACCTCCATCCACGTGCCGGGCTTCGATCCGAAGCGGCGCAACCGCTACAGCTACCACCTCTCCAGTACGTGCGCGGCCTACGAGGATCGCAGCGCGCAGTATGCGGTCGTGAACGCGATGGACGAGTGCATCGGGGTGGACACGTTCCACCATACCGGCTTCCCCAACACCTTCGCGCCCATGCCCATTGCCGCCGTCACCTGGGAGCATGACGCCATCGTGAACGGTATGGGCACCGAGCCGGGCGTCTTCGGATCGGACACGAACTGGGACTACCTCGCAGCGGCCGCCGGAGATCTGGACGACAACCCGATCGACTGGGCCGACACCTGGATCATCTCCTCCGCGGACGGCGAGATGTATGGGCTCTGCACGGACGGCAACTCGCCCCCCGATCTGGTCCCCGCGGGAGAGCCGTACCAGACCAACGCCGACAACGGGTGCCACTGA
- a CDS encoding hydroxymethylglutaryl-CoA lyase, with protein sequence MDSNEHSQSRISAWLGSLPRKVDVYEVGPRDGLQNELRTLPTRDKARLIEALVASGEKRIEVTSFVSPKWIPQLADAEELLRLVGRKEGVVFSALVPNLKGLQRAREAGLQEAAIFISASEAHSKKNINKTIAEAIESSREVVTAATQAGMRVRGYLSTVWGCPYEGHVPVERVVDVCRKLVDMGIYQLSLGDTIGVGTPRQTEEILSGLLKYIPVEKLALHMHDTRGTALANALVGLSAGVTTFDASIGGLGGCPYAPGAAGNLATEDAVFMFHGMGVETGINMDKLVEAGELAQELIGRKLAGKFLQAALGEREKRARRAHAQSAPR encoded by the coding sequence GTGGATTCGAACGAACATTCCCAATCGCGCATAAGCGCCTGGCTCGGCAGCCTCCCCCGGAAGGTCGACGTCTACGAGGTCGGCCCTCGGGATGGCTTGCAGAACGAGCTGCGCACGCTGCCCACCCGGGACAAGGCGCGCCTGATCGAAGCGCTGGTCGCCTCGGGCGAGAAGCGCATCGAGGTGACGTCGTTCGTGTCACCCAAGTGGATCCCCCAGCTCGCGGACGCCGAGGAGCTCTTGCGCCTGGTCGGCCGCAAGGAGGGCGTCGTGTTCTCCGCGCTGGTGCCCAACCTCAAGGGCCTGCAGCGGGCACGAGAGGCCGGCCTTCAAGAGGCGGCGATCTTCATCTCCGCCTCCGAGGCCCACTCCAAGAAGAACATCAACAAGACGATCGCCGAGGCGATCGAGTCCTCGCGCGAGGTGGTGACGGCGGCCACCCAGGCGGGGATGCGCGTGCGCGGCTACCTGTCCACGGTGTGGGGCTGCCCGTACGAGGGCCACGTGCCGGTGGAGCGGGTGGTCGACGTCTGCCGCAAGCTGGTGGACATGGGCATCTACCAGCTCAGCCTGGGGGACACGATCGGCGTGGGCACGCCCCGGCAGACCGAGGAGATCCTCTCCGGGCTGCTCAAGTACATCCCCGTGGAGAAGCTGGCGCTGCACATGCACGACACGCGCGGCACGGCGCTGGCCAACGCGCTGGTGGGCCTGTCGGCGGGCGTCACCACGTTCGACGCCAGCATCGGCGGGCTGGGCGGCTGCCCCTACGCTCCGGGCGCGGCGGGCAACCTCGCCACGGAGGATGCCGTCTTCATGTTCCACGGCATGGGCGTGGAGACGGGCATCAACATGGACAAGCTCGTCGAGGCGGGCGAGCTGGCCCAGGAGCTCATCGGCCGCAAGCTCGCCGGCAAGTTCCTGCAGGCGGCGCTGGGCGAGCGCGAGAAGCGGGCGCGCCGGGCTCACGCCCAGAGCGCCCCGCGCTGA
- a CDS encoding cobalamin B12-binding domain-containing protein: MVERKLRILVAKPGLDGHDRGAKIIARALRDAGMEVIYTGLHQTPEMIVNAAIQEDVDAIGMSIMSGAHMTLFPAVIDLLKGSKAEDIRVFGGGIIPDDDIPKLKGLGVTEIFTPGSSTQDIVKWIRTNIPNRA, encoded by the coding sequence ATGGTTGAGAGGAAGCTTCGAATTCTGGTGGCCAAGCCGGGCCTGGATGGGCACGACCGCGGTGCGAAGATCATCGCGCGGGCCTTGCGCGACGCGGGTATGGAGGTCATCTACACAGGGCTGCACCAGACGCCCGAGATGATCGTCAACGCCGCCATCCAGGAGGACGTCGACGCGATCGGCATGTCCATCATGTCCGGCGCGCACATGACGCTCTTTCCCGCCGTCATCGACCTGCTCAAGGGCAGCAAGGCCGAGGACATCCGGGTGTTCGGCGGAGGCATCATCCCGGACGACGACATTCCCAAACTCAAGGGCCTGGGGGTGACGGAGATCTTCACCCCGGGGAGCTCGACGCAGGACATCGTCAAGTGGATTCGAACGAACATTCCCAATCGCGCATAA
- a CDS encoding class I SAM-dependent methyltransferase encodes MSFFGELYLRSTLPFLAPEVTTREVAYLQRCFSGLAPSGPIVDLGCGHGRHAAPLNTSGPLAGRVIGLELDAYSLSHRAPGFPAVRGDLRALPFQPRSLAGAYAWYSTLFAFSDMEHRVILQEIARCLKPGGLLVLQTVPYERLSEQPSAAFQRSLPDGSQLEEESRFDSATGRDHGRRQLTLPDGRVLSGAYAIRYYPLAELVQLLESTGLAPKWVHGGLAGEPLSSASTDLIVGAELRHG; translated from the coding sequence GTGAGCTTCTTCGGTGAGCTGTACCTGCGCAGCACGCTGCCCTTCCTCGCCCCCGAGGTGACGACGCGCGAGGTAGCCTACCTGCAGCGTTGTTTCTCGGGCCTCGCCCCCTCCGGTCCCATCGTCGATCTCGGCTGCGGACACGGTCGCCACGCCGCTCCCCTGAATACCTCCGGGCCCTTGGCCGGGCGCGTCATCGGCCTCGAGCTCGACGCGTACTCCCTGTCCCACCGAGCCCCCGGTTTTCCCGCCGTCCGGGGGGACCTCCGCGCCCTCCCGTTCCAGCCTCGCTCGTTGGCCGGCGCTTATGCCTGGTACTCAACGCTCTTCGCCTTCTCGGACATGGAGCACCGCGTCATCCTCCAGGAGATCGCTCGGTGTCTGAAGCCCGGAGGACTCCTGGTCCTCCAGACCGTCCCCTACGAGCGACTGAGCGAGCAGCCAAGCGCCGCCTTCCAGCGTTCCCTGCCCGATGGCAGCCAGTTGGAGGAGGAGAGCCGCTTCGATTCCGCTACCGGCCGGGACCACGGCCGCCGCCAGCTCACACTGCCAGATGGGCGAGTGCTATCAGGGGCTTACGCCATCCGTTACTATCCTCTTGCGGAATTGGTCCAACTGTTGGAATCGACGGGCCTCGCGCCGAAGTGGGTACACGGCGGCCTGGCAGGCGAGCCGCTATCGTCCGCCTCGACGGACCTCATCGTGGGAGCTGAGCTGCGACATGGTTGA
- a CDS encoding nucleoside monophosphate kinase produces the protein MAGSPLLRTSEKCPVEFDPGLTDRTCSLQPVEGVPGAYLLAPVLSREECEQLIAATEALGYAPKKSRRSGPPIRTNMRLLYEAHPELVSTLASRMRPHLESIDVSAAGRWRLLEGSRFPNERWRMNRYSEGEEFFPHFDTGYELGRDSRSLLSVILYLNEDFEEGDTVFFPGGQTRDNMLPGDEDAREVRVRPAAGTALVFHHYGPLSPRHSGLSPVRCQRPKYIIRTDIFYEREPVPASATLFGRSPEMHRCVVLLGPPGAGKSTQLRQVSEALGFTGLDFGHCVRRELAQGTELGARIQEFRRKRTALQDAAFGATGAQRRPGGWLPDALGLEMVEKQIEGLGLSRGVLIDGFPRMRSQSNFLEGSRWLLLAAVYLRVDERVREERLQGRTIDPATGQPFHAKHAPSSQPAQAVKRPEDAPESVNARMVDWERDTVPLLEHYAKRGVAVEVDANGPPEEVTRAILHALSRRLLEEATPLFPPALSELLANATSDGVNRASRPDSLVFRYEPPSGPALYLKLAPPWGAPLSTEARFLQSASARRLGLSVPTCRGLFTIGGDVTAFVTEELPGTSAKRAAQAFTQDTERDALVRNLAWALGQFHALPVTEGLTDHSIAALLRRARERLTRGEVPLRNFTAKYGLTLNNTAELTQELERIESAARALPEGPRVFLHGDPCLPNFRVDDRGAFIGALDLSGVSLGDRYWDIALAHWSVQHNLGAPWAERFLEVASQGAIDRERLKFFTDLRRFLV, from the coding sequence ATGGCTGGCTCGCCCCTGCTGCGCACGAGTGAGAAGTGTCCGGTCGAGTTCGATCCCGGGCTCACGGATCGCACCTGCTCGCTCCAGCCGGTGGAGGGAGTGCCGGGAGCGTACCTGTTGGCGCCGGTGCTCTCGCGAGAGGAGTGCGAGCAGCTGATCGCGGCCACGGAGGCGCTGGGGTACGCGCCGAAGAAGAGCCGGCGTTCGGGGCCCCCCATCCGGACGAACATGCGGTTGCTGTACGAGGCGCACCCGGAGCTGGTCTCCACGCTGGCGTCGCGGATGCGGCCTCACCTGGAGTCGATCGACGTGAGCGCGGCGGGCAGGTGGCGGTTGTTGGAGGGCAGCCGCTTTCCGAACGAGCGCTGGAGGATGAACCGCTACTCGGAGGGCGAAGAGTTCTTCCCGCACTTCGACACGGGGTACGAGTTGGGGCGGGACAGCCGCTCGCTGCTGAGCGTCATCCTCTATCTGAACGAGGACTTCGAGGAGGGAGACACGGTCTTCTTCCCGGGGGGACAGACGCGGGACAACATGCTGCCGGGGGACGAGGATGCACGGGAGGTGCGCGTCCGGCCGGCGGCGGGAACGGCGCTGGTGTTCCACCATTACGGACCGCTGAGCCCGAGGCACTCGGGGCTCTCTCCGGTGCGGTGCCAGCGGCCGAAGTACATCATCCGCACGGACATCTTCTACGAGCGGGAGCCGGTGCCCGCGAGCGCCACGCTCTTCGGGCGCAGTCCGGAGATGCACCGGTGCGTGGTGCTGCTGGGGCCTCCGGGCGCGGGGAAGAGCACCCAGCTTCGCCAGGTCTCGGAGGCGCTGGGGTTCACGGGGCTGGACTTCGGGCACTGCGTCCGGCGCGAGTTGGCACAGGGCACGGAGCTGGGCGCGCGCATCCAGGAGTTCCGGAGGAAGCGAACGGCGCTGCAGGATGCGGCCTTCGGAGCGACAGGGGCCCAGCGGAGACCGGGCGGGTGGCTGCCGGATGCCCTGGGCCTGGAGATGGTCGAGAAGCAGATCGAGGGCCTCGGTCTCTCACGCGGGGTGCTGATCGACGGCTTCCCGCGCATGCGCTCCCAGTCCAACTTCCTGGAGGGCAGCCGCTGGCTGTTGCTCGCGGCGGTGTACCTGCGCGTAGACGAGCGCGTGCGGGAGGAGCGCCTGCAGGGGCGAACCATCGATCCGGCCACGGGACAACCCTTCCATGCGAAGCACGCGCCATCGAGCCAGCCGGCACAGGCCGTCAAGCGGCCCGAGGACGCGCCGGAGTCAGTGAACGCGCGAATGGTGGACTGGGAGCGGGACACGGTGCCGCTCCTGGAGCACTACGCCAAGCGCGGGGTGGCGGTGGAGGTGGACGCCAACGGGCCGCCCGAAGAGGTAACGCGCGCCATCCTCCATGCTTTGTCTCGGAGGCTCCTGGAAGAAGCCACTCCCCTCTTCCCCCCTGCCCTGTCCGAGCTGTTGGCCAACGCGACAAGCGACGGAGTGAACCGCGCATCCCGCCCGGACTCCCTGGTGTTCCGGTACGAGCCCCCATCCGGGCCCGCGCTCTACCTCAAGCTGGCACCCCCCTGGGGAGCACCGCTGAGCACCGAAGCCCGCTTCCTCCAGTCCGCGAGCGCCCGTCGACTCGGGCTGAGCGTGCCCACCTGCCGAGGCCTCTTCACGATCGGAGGGGACGTGACGGCCTTCGTCACCGAGGAACTCCCCGGGACCTCCGCCAAGCGCGCCGCTCAGGCGTTCACCCAGGACACAGAGCGCGACGCGCTCGTGCGCAATCTGGCTTGGGCACTGGGACAGTTCCACGCGCTACCGGTGACCGAGGGGCTTACCGACCATTCCATAGCGGCCCTGCTGCGACGCGCGCGGGAGCGCCTCACCCGAGGCGAGGTGCCGCTGCGCAATTTCACCGCCAAGTATGGCCTCACCCTGAACAACACCGCCGAACTCACCCAGGAACTCGAGCGCATCGAGAGCGCTGCGCGGGCACTGCCAGAGGGGCCACGAGTATTCCTCCACGGAGATCCCTGCCTGCCCAACTTCCGGGTGGATGACCGCGGCGCGTTCATCGGAGCCCTGGATCTCTCAGGGGTCAGCTTAGGGGACCGTTATTGGGACATCGCCCTGGCCCACTGGTCCGTGCAGCACAACCTGGGTGCGCCGTGGGCGGAACGCTTCCTCGAAGTCGCCAGTCAGGGCGCCATCGACCGGGAGCGTCTGAAGTTCTTCACCGATCTCCGCAGGTTCCTGGTGTGA